Proteins from one Bacteroides mediterraneensis genomic window:
- a CDS encoding cofactor-independent phosphoglycerate mutase, translating into MKHLIILGDGMADWAVPSLGGKTLLQYAQTPYMDKLARMGRTGMLKTVADGFHPGSEVANMSVMGYDLPKVYEGRGVLEAASIGVDLQEGDMAMRCNIVCVEGDILKNHSAGHITTEEADELIRFLDEKLGSDRIHFYTGVQYRHLLVIKGGDKRLACVPPHDIPLQPFRPNLVKALCPEAQETADLLNDLILKSQQLLPTHPVNLKRVAEGKDPANSIWPWSPGYRPQMEPLAEKYPSIHKGAVITAVDLIRGIGRYAGLRCIEVEGATGLYNTNYEGKAQAAIEALKTDDFVYLHVEASDEAGHEGDVPLKLQTIENLDRRIVGPVYEAVKQWDEPVAMAVLPDHPTPCELRTHTNEPIPFLIYYPGIVPDSVQTYDEVSCKEGGYGLMEKDEFMNLFMHIQ; encoded by the coding sequence ATGAAACATCTTATTATATTGGGCGACGGCATGGCCGACTGGGCTGTTCCGTCGCTGGGAGGAAAGACCCTGTTGCAGTATGCACAGACTCCTTATATGGACAAACTGGCACGCATGGGACGTACGGGTATGTTGAAGACCGTAGCCGACGGATTTCATCCTGGGAGTGAGGTGGCCAATATGTCGGTAATGGGATATGACCTGCCCAAGGTTTACGAAGGCCGTGGGGTGCTGGAAGCTGCTAGTATCGGAGTAGACCTTCAGGAAGGGGACATGGCCATGCGGTGTAACATCGTCTGTGTGGAAGGAGATATTTTGAAGAACCATTCTGCCGGGCATATCACGACCGAGGAAGCCGATGAGCTGATTCGTTTCCTGGATGAAAAACTGGGCTCCGACCGTATTCATTTCTATACCGGTGTGCAGTATCGTCATCTGCTGGTGATAAAAGGAGGAGACAAACGGCTGGCTTGTGTGCCTCCGCATGATATCCCTTTGCAGCCTTTCCGCCCGAATTTGGTGAAGGCTTTGTGTCCGGAAGCACAGGAAACAGCCGATTTGTTGAATGATTTGATTTTGAAGTCACAACAGTTGCTGCCCACTCATCCGGTCAATCTGAAACGGGTGGCAGAAGGAAAGGACCCGGCCAATAGCATCTGGCCGTGGAGTCCGGGATACCGTCCGCAGATGGAACCCTTGGCCGAGAAATATCCGTCCATTCATAAAGGAGCGGTCATTACGGCAGTCGATTTGATTCGGGGTATCGGACGTTACGCCGGATTGCGTTGCATTGAAGTGGAAGGAGCTACCGGACTGTACAATACCAATTATGAAGGAAAGGCCCAGGCAGCCATTGAAGCCTTGAAAACCGATGACTTTGTGTATCTGCATGTGGAGGCCAGCGATGAGGCCGGACATGAAGGAGATGTGCCGTTGAAGTTGCAGACGATTGAAAACCTGGACCGTCGGATTGTGGGACCTGTCTATGAGGCGGTGAAACAATGGGATGAACCTGTCGCCATGGCGGTTCTTCCAGACCATCCTACGCCTTGTGAGTTGCGGACACATACCAATGAGCCTATACCGTTTTTGATTTATTATCCGGGTATTGTGCCCGATTCCGTGCAGACGTACGATGAAGTAAGCTGTAAGGAGGGCGGTTACGGCTTGATGGAAAAAGACGAGTTTATGAATTTATTTATGCACATTCAGTAA
- the thrC gene encoding threonine synthase, translating to MKYYSTNGKALDATLEEAVVRGLASDKGLYMPREIKALPQSFFDEIDTLSFPEIAYKVADAFFGEDVPAETLKQIVYDTLNFDVPAVKVKDNIYSLELFHGPTLAFKDVGGRFMARLLGYFIRKEGKKQVNVLVATSGDTGSAVANGFLGVEGIHVYVLYPKGKVSEIQEKQFTTLGHNITAIEVDGTFDDCQALVKSAFMDKELNEHMQLTSANSINVARFLPQAFYYFYAYAQMKKIGKADNLVVCVPSGNFGNITAGLFGKRMGLPVKRFIAANNRNDIFYQYLKTGKYNPRPSVATIANAMDVGDPSNFARVLDLYDGSHEAIASEISGETYTDDQIRETVQKVYEETGYLLDPHGACGYRALAEELKEGEVGVFLETAHPAKFLQTVEGIIGVEVKIPEKLQAFMKGTKQSIPMSKDFAAFKAYLMKQ from the coding sequence ATGAAGTATTACAGTACAAACGGAAAAGCGCTGGACGCTACTTTGGAAGAGGCTGTAGTGAGAGGACTGGCTTCTGATAAGGGCTTGTATATGCCTCGCGAGATAAAGGCATTGCCGCAGTCTTTTTTTGACGAGATTGATACGCTTTCTTTCCCTGAGATAGCTTATAAGGTGGCCGATGCCTTCTTTGGAGAAGATGTACCTGCAGAGACTCTGAAACAGATTGTATATGATACCTTGAATTTCGATGTGCCGGCAGTGAAGGTGAAAGATAATATTTATTCTTTGGAGCTGTTTCATGGACCGACGCTGGCGTTTAAGGATGTAGGCGGTCGTTTTATGGCGCGTCTGCTGGGGTATTTTATTCGCAAGGAAGGGAAAAAACAGGTCAATGTGCTGGTGGCCACTTCGGGTGATACGGGAAGTGCCGTGGCAAACGGTTTTCTGGGAGTAGAAGGTATCCATGTATATGTGCTCTACCCGAAGGGAAAAGTCAGCGAGATTCAGGAAAAGCAGTTTACTACCCTCGGACATAATATTACGGCCATTGAGGTGGACGGTACGTTCGATGATTGCCAGGCACTGGTGAAGAGTGCGTTCATGGATAAGGAATTGAACGAACACATGCAGCTCACTTCCGCCAACTCCATTAATGTGGCCCGTTTCTTGCCTCAGGCATTTTATTATTTCTATGCCTATGCGCAGATGAAGAAAATCGGTAAAGCCGACAATTTGGTAGTCTGTGTACCGAGTGGAAATTTCGGGAATATCACTGCCGGGTTGTTTGGCAAGCGCATGGGACTCCCCGTGAAGCGTTTCATTGCCGCCAATAACCGGAATGACATATTCTATCAGTACCTGAAGACAGGGAAATATAATCCACGTCCTTCTGTGGCTACGATTGCCAATGCCATGGATGTGGGCGACCCAAGTAACTTTGCCCGTGTATTGGATTTGTACGACGGCAGCCATGAGGCCATCGCTTCCGAAATCAGTGGAGAAACCTATACCGATGACCAGATTCGGGAAACGGTACAGAAGGTGTATGAAGAAACGGGTTATCTGCTGGATCCCCATGGGGCATGTGGATACCGGGCTTTAGCGGAAGAACTGAAGGAGGGCGAAGTGGGTGTATTCCTGGAGACCGCTCATCCGGCCAAATTCTTGCAGACCGTAGAAGGTATCATCGGTGTAGAGGTAAAAATACCGGAAAAACTTCAGGCCTTTATGAAAGGAACCAAACAGAGCATACCGATGTCAAAAGATTTTGCGGCTTTCAAGGCTTACCTGATGAAGCAGTAA
- a CDS encoding AAA family ATPase yields the protein MDGHYVINLGRQLGSGGKEIGEKLANELGIAFYDKELINLASEESGLCKEFFEKADEKASQTILGGLFGTRFPFITEGAYPYNSYLSNDSLFKIQSDVIRQLAEKQSCLFVGRCADYILRDHPRCANVFVSASPEARIERLMKLHHISAEDAEDLMEKADKKRSSYYNYYSYKTWGAAATYHLCIDSSVLGIDGTVEFIKKFVTLKLHL from the coding sequence ATGGACGGACATTATGTGATTAATCTCGGACGTCAGCTGGGAAGTGGCGGAAAAGAGATTGGTGAGAAACTGGCGAATGAACTAGGCATAGCTTTTTATGATAAGGAATTGATTAACCTGGCTTCGGAGGAAAGCGGACTCTGCAAGGAATTTTTCGAGAAAGCAGACGAAAAAGCCTCTCAGACGATTTTGGGAGGATTGTTCGGCACGCGGTTCCCGTTCATCACGGAGGGAGCCTATCCCTACAATTCCTACTTGAGCAACGACTCTCTGTTCAAGATTCAGAGTGATGTCATCCGTCAGCTGGCTGAAAAGCAATCGTGCCTGTTTGTCGGACGCTGCGCGGATTATATTCTCCGCGACCACCCGCGATGTGCCAATGTCTTTGTTTCGGCCTCTCCCGAAGCCCGTATCGAACGACTGATGAAACTGCACCACATCAGTGCCGAAGATGCAGAAGACTTGATGGAAAAAGCCGACAAGAAACGTTCGTCTTACTACAATTATTACAGTTACAAGACATGGGGAGCGGCAGCTACTTATCATTTATGTATTGACTCCTCCGTATTGGGTATTGACGGCACCGTAGAGTTCATCAAGAAATTTGTGACCCTGAAGCTTCATCTTTAA
- a CDS encoding MATE family efflux transporter, which translates to MTSQKGTATELGTERIGKLLMQYAIPAIIAMTASSLYNMVDSIFIGHGVGPLAISGLAITFPLMNLAAAFGSLVGVGASTLISVKLGQKDYATAQQILGNVVSLNLIIGILFTLVCLLFLDPILYFFGASDATLPYARDYMITILLGNVITHMYLGLNSVLRSAGHPQKAMAATILTVVINTLLDPLFIYTFHMGIRGAAIATVLAQVISLCWLIKIFCNKNELLHLKRGIYRLKMTLVENIIGIGLAPFFMNLASCFIVILINKGLKLYDGDLAIGAFGIVNRIVFLFVMIVMGLNQGMQPIAGYNFGAQHYHRVNQVMKYTVIAATIVTTTGFLVGELMPELAVSAFTTDTQLIQLSAKGLQVVVLFFPIIGFQMVTSNFFQSIGMAKKAIILSLSRQVLILIPCLLILPLFWGVKGVWYSMPISDITASIIAGTMLYAQFKQFKQQHAAQSNR; encoded by the coding sequence ATGACGTCACAAAAAGGAACAGCCACCGAGCTGGGAACAGAAAGAATTGGAAAACTATTGATGCAATATGCCATCCCAGCCATCATTGCCATGACTGCCTCCTCCCTCTACAACATGGTAGACAGTATTTTCATCGGACACGGAGTCGGGCCATTGGCTATCTCCGGACTGGCCATCACCTTTCCGCTGATGAACCTGGCCGCCGCTTTCGGCTCACTGGTAGGAGTCGGCGCTTCCACACTTATCTCAGTCAAACTGGGACAGAAGGATTATGCTACCGCCCAGCAGATTCTGGGAAATGTGGTTTCACTCAACCTGATTATCGGGATACTGTTCACCCTTGTCTGCCTGCTGTTTCTGGACCCGATTCTGTATTTCTTCGGGGCCAGCGATGCCACCCTTCCTTATGCCAGAGACTACATGATTACCATCCTTTTGGGAAATGTCATTACCCACATGTACTTGGGACTGAACTCCGTATTGCGTTCGGCCGGACATCCGCAAAAGGCCATGGCAGCCACTATCCTGACCGTGGTCATCAATACGCTGCTGGACCCTCTGTTCATCTATACCTTCCACATGGGAATCCGTGGTGCTGCCATAGCCACGGTACTGGCTCAGGTTATTTCCTTATGCTGGCTTATCAAAATTTTCTGTAACAAGAATGAACTTCTGCATCTGAAAAGAGGGATTTATCGGCTCAAAATGACGCTGGTGGAAAACATCATCGGTATCGGACTGGCTCCCTTCTTCATGAACCTGGCTTCCTGCTTCATCGTCATCCTTATCAACAAGGGATTAAAGTTGTATGACGGGGATTTGGCCATCGGCGCGTTTGGCATTGTCAACCGTATTGTATTTTTATTTGTCATGATTGTGATGGGACTGAACCAAGGCATGCAACCCATTGCCGGCTATAATTTCGGCGCCCAGCACTACCATCGGGTGAACCAAGTCATGAAATATACCGTCATTGCCGCCACCATTGTGACCACCACCGGCTTCCTCGTGGGAGAACTGATGCCGGAACTGGCCGTATCGGCCTTTACAACGGATACACAGCTCATACAGCTGAGCGCAAAAGGATTGCAAGTGGTCGTCCTGTTTTTCCCCATCATCGGTTTTCAGATGGTGACCTCCAACTTCTTCCAGAGTATCGGCATGGCCAAGAAAGCCATCATCCTTTCCCTGAGCCGACAGGTACTGATTCTGATTCCCTGCCTGCTGATTCTTCCTCTCTTTTGGGGAGTAAAAGGCGTGTGGTACAGCATGCCGATTTCGGATATTACAGCCAGTATCATTGCCGGAACCATGCTCTATGCGCAGTTCAAACAATTCAAGCAACAACATGCAGCCCAATCCAATCGCTGA
- a CDS encoding S8 family serine peptidase, which produces MNVNRVGLFFCLLACLGSASAETMYKYRVQLTDKKKTVYSLEHPEEFLSSRALARRAHQGLAVDSTDLPVCQVYIDRLKEQGGQYVSSSKWNNTVLMEVPDESVALRFLDNPFVRSVKKVWVSPDSIPARGTGRKELVKNQWKKQEDYYGMASEQIKMHNGDSLHLAGFKGQGMQIAVIDAGFYNVDAMKIFRKTSILGTHDFVNPDSDIYGEHNHGMKVLSCMAANMPHVMVGTAPEASYWLLRSEDNDTEQPVEEDNWAAAIEFADSVGVDIVNTSLGYYSFDDPVDNYTYRELDGHTSLMAASASYAARKGLLVVCSAGNSGMDAWKKITPPADAEDILTIGAIDNMGVNAPFSSIGNTADGRVKPDVMAMGVHSAVVGIDGGTSFANGTSFASPVFCGLVACLWEACPWLTVRQLIEIVHEASDRNAYPDNIFGYGVTDIWKAYQLGLKLKSGNDGK; this is translated from the coding sequence ATGAATGTGAATAGAGTAGGATTATTCTTTTGCCTGTTGGCCTGCTTGGGGAGCGCTTCAGCAGAGACGATGTATAAATATCGGGTCCAGCTTACGGACAAGAAAAAGACCGTTTATTCTTTGGAACATCCGGAGGAGTTTTTGTCCTCACGGGCATTGGCGCGTCGGGCGCATCAGGGATTGGCCGTCGATTCGACCGATTTGCCTGTCTGCCAGGTGTATATCGACCGTTTGAAAGAGCAGGGGGGACAGTATGTGTCGTCCAGCAAATGGAACAATACGGTACTGATGGAAGTGCCCGATGAATCGGTGGCCCTTCGTTTCCTCGACAATCCTTTCGTACGTTCCGTAAAGAAAGTCTGGGTCTCTCCGGATTCCATTCCTGCGCGGGGAACGGGACGGAAGGAGCTGGTAAAGAATCAGTGGAAAAAACAGGAGGATTATTATGGAATGGCTTCCGAACAGATTAAAATGCACAATGGAGACAGCTTGCACCTGGCGGGTTTCAAGGGACAAGGCATGCAGATTGCCGTGATTGATGCGGGATTCTACAATGTGGATGCCATGAAAATCTTCCGTAAGACCTCCATTTTGGGTACGCATGATTTTGTAAATCCTGATTCGGATATTTATGGAGAGCACAATCATGGCATGAAAGTGCTTTCCTGCATGGCAGCCAATATGCCTCATGTAATGGTCGGGACTGCTCCCGAGGCAAGTTACTGGCTGTTGCGGAGTGAGGATAATGATACGGAACAACCGGTGGAAGAGGATAATTGGGCGGCTGCCATTGAATTTGCCGACAGTGTGGGAGTGGATATCGTGAACACTTCACTGGGATATTACTCTTTTGACGATCCGGTTGACAATTATACTTATCGGGAACTCGATGGACATACTTCCTTGATGGCGGCTTCTGCTTCGTATGCGGCCAGGAAAGGATTGTTGGTGGTGTGCAGTGCCGGAAATTCCGGTATGGATGCCTGGAAAAAAATAACGCCTCCGGCAGATGCAGAGGACATTCTGACCATCGGGGCGATAGACAATATGGGAGTGAATGCTCCATTTTCTTCCATTGGCAATACGGCCGACGGGCGTGTCAAGCCGGATGTCATGGCAATGGGGGTTCATTCGGCCGTTGTGGGTATCGACGGGGGGACTTCCTTTGCCAACGGTACGTCGTTTGCTTCGCCTGTATTCTGTGGACTGGTGGCTTGTTTGTGGGAGGCTTGTCCTTGGCTTACCGTTCGTCAGTTGATTGAGATTGTGCATGAAGCCAGCGACCGTAATGCCTATCCGGACAATATTTTCGGTTATGGAGTGACGGATATCTGGAAAGCCTACCAGCTGGGATTGAAACTGAAGAGCGGAAACGATGGAAAATAA
- the xseA gene encoding exodeoxyribonuclease VII large subunit: MENKPLSLLELNSLVRRSITSCLPDEYWVQAELSDVRVNYSGHCYLEFVQKDATGNALLAKARGIIWANVFTRLRAYFERETGQAFVSGLKVLVKVTVDFHELYGYSLTVVNIDPTYTLGDMVRRRKEILRQLDEEGILTLNKELELPVLAQRIAVISSATAAGYGDFCNQLQHNAFGFVFYPCLFQAVMQGEQVEQSIIQALDRINATRDLWDVVVIIRGGGATSDLSGFDTYELAANCAQFPLPIITGIGHERDDTVLDLIAHTRVKTPTAAAEFLINHLRQTAQELEGYEEIIYEEVPRLLQQEKQRLEGFVTRIPGKVQMRLQRETFRQERFQNRIKTAWQSRLLQENYRLQLMPRVLSALQNRVQRETHRLELLAQRVSSASPEVLLKKGYSLTLLNGKAVTDASLLKPGDEVETRLAKGRFRSKVIK; this comes from the coding sequence ATGGAAAATAAACCTTTGTCTTTGCTGGAGCTGAATTCACTGGTCAGGAGGAGTATCACCTCCTGCTTGCCGGATGAATATTGGGTGCAGGCGGAACTGAGCGATGTACGCGTGAACTATTCCGGGCATTGCTACCTGGAGTTCGTGCAGAAAGATGCCACAGGCAATGCCCTGCTGGCCAAGGCTCGGGGAATTATATGGGCGAACGTATTTACCAGATTGCGGGCGTATTTTGAACGGGAAACCGGACAGGCTTTTGTGTCCGGACTGAAAGTGCTGGTCAAAGTCACAGTCGATTTTCATGAACTGTATGGTTATTCGTTGACGGTAGTCAACATCGACCCTACTTATACGTTGGGCGATATGGTACGCCGCCGCAAGGAAATTCTGCGTCAGCTGGACGAAGAGGGTATCCTGACACTCAATAAAGAACTGGAACTGCCGGTACTTGCCCAGCGGATTGCCGTAATTTCATCGGCTACGGCTGCGGGGTATGGCGATTTCTGCAATCAGTTACAGCATAATGCCTTCGGCTTTGTGTTTTATCCTTGTCTTTTTCAGGCGGTCATGCAGGGAGAGCAGGTGGAGCAGTCCATCATTCAGGCTCTCGACCGTATCAATGCCACGCGCGATCTTTGGGATGTGGTGGTCATCATCCGAGGGGGAGGAGCCACTTCCGACCTTTCCGGCTTCGACACTTACGAGCTGGCCGCGAACTGTGCCCAGTTCCCGCTTCCCATCATTACCGGAATCGGGCATGAACGTGACGATACCGTATTGGACCTGATAGCCCATACCCGTGTGAAGACTCCGACGGCAGCTGCCGAATTCCTGATTAATCACCTGCGGCAGACGGCACAGGAACTGGAAGGATACGAAGAAATTATTTATGAGGAAGTTCCCCGCTTGTTGCAACAAGAAAAGCAACGGCTGGAAGGTTTTGTCACGCGTATTCCCGGGAAGGTGCAGATGCGGTTGCAGCGGGAGACCTTCCGGCAGGAGCGCTTCCAGAACCGGATAAAGACGGCTTGGCAGTCGCGCTTGTTGCAGGAAAACTACCGTTTGCAGCTGATGCCTCGTGTACTTTCTGCCTTGCAGAACCGGGTGCAGCGCGAAACGCATCGGCTGGAACTGCTGGCGCAACGGGTGTCTTCCGCTTCGCCGGAAGTCTTGTTGAAGAAAGGGTACAGTCTTACCTTGCTGAATGGAAAAGCAGTGACAGACGCTTCCTTGCTGAAACCGGGGGATGAAGTGGAGACCCGTCTGGCAAAGGGGCGATTCAGAAGTAAAGTAATCAAATGA
- the xseB gene encoding exodeoxyribonuclease VII small subunit, translated as MAAKKETYSEAMKRLEEIVARIESNELDIDQLGEYLQEAQKLIKFCKNKLYKADAEIKKILEEESDAQA; from the coding sequence ATGGCAGCAAAGAAAGAAACCTATTCAGAGGCCATGAAGCGCCTGGAGGAAATCGTGGCCCGTATTGAAAGCAATGAACTGGACATTGACCAGTTGGGCGAATATTTGCAGGAGGCCCAGAAACTGATAAAGTTCTGTAAGAACAAATTGTATAAAGCCGATGCGGAAATCAAGAAGATTTTGGAGGAAGAAAGCGACGCACAAGCTTGA
- a CDS encoding S46 family peptidase produces the protein MKHKFLLTLFATFTLAAHADEGMWMLTDLKQQNAAVMQDLGLDIAIDKVYSPDNISLKDAVVHFGGGCTGEVISSEGLVLTNHHCGYGYIQQHSSVEHDYLTDGFWAMTREQELPCEGLNVTFIDRILDVTEYVQKQLKKSKDPDGTNYLSPSFLAGVAEKFAKKEHIRTDAFTTLELKPFYGSNKYYLFVKTSYKDVRMVGAPPSSIGKFGADTDNWMWPRHCGDFSIFRIYASKDGKPAEYSADNVPLKVKKHIAINLKGVKEGDFTFVMGFPGRNWRYMISDEVEERMQTTNFMRDTIRGVRLRVLGEEMAKDAHTRIQYAAKYASSANYWKNAIGMNEGLVRLKVLDRKKREQQQLLAFGDSIGNDSYRKAYETIQQIVAQRHEAVYHQQAIYEALMLGTEFYKVPDTEALKAALESQKQEDIDEAVADLREAGKKFFNKDYSPEVDRKVSKQLIALYARLIPAAQRIDIFQTIDKDFQGNTDAFVDACFNQSIFRSPEALEAFLANPDAAQLENDLMVKYAASVRDGYQATSEAMQEETNAYNAAHKTWVAGMLQLKKAHGQPIYPDANSTLRLTYGKIGSYEPADGKEYLYYTTLKGVMEKEDPNNPEFVVPAKLKELYEKKDFGPYAMPDGRMPVCFATATDNTGGNSGSPVFNAQGELIGTGFDRNYEGLTGDIAYNPQLQRAACVDIRYTLFIIDKFAGAGHLLKEMTIIR, from the coding sequence ATGAAACATAAGTTTTTACTCACTTTATTTGCCACATTCACCCTCGCCGCCCATGCGGACGAGGGAATGTGGATGCTGACCGACCTGAAGCAGCAGAATGCAGCTGTGATGCAGGATTTGGGGTTGGATATTGCCATCGACAAGGTGTACAGTCCGGATAATATCAGCCTGAAGGACGCCGTAGTACACTTTGGAGGAGGATGTACGGGAGAAGTCATTTCTTCCGAAGGACTGGTACTGACCAACCACCACTGTGGATACGGATATATCCAACAGCACAGCTCGGTGGAACATGACTACCTGACCGACGGCTTCTGGGCCATGACGCGGGAGCAGGAACTTCCTTGCGAAGGACTGAACGTGACCTTCATCGACCGGATACTCGACGTGACGGAATACGTACAGAAACAGCTGAAGAAGTCCAAAGACCCGGACGGAACGAATTATCTTTCCCCGTCTTTCCTGGCGGGAGTGGCCGAAAAGTTTGCCAAGAAAGAACACATCCGTACCGATGCGTTTACCACATTGGAACTGAAACCGTTCTACGGGTCCAACAAATATTACCTGTTTGTCAAGACCTCCTACAAGGACGTGCGTATGGTGGGAGCTCCTCCCTCTTCCATCGGAAAATTCGGGGCAGACACCGACAACTGGATGTGGCCACGCCACTGCGGGGATTTCTCTATCTTCCGTATCTATGCCAGCAAGGACGGAAAACCGGCCGAATACAGTGCGGACAACGTACCTTTGAAAGTCAAGAAACACATCGCCATCAACCTGAAAGGAGTGAAAGAAGGTGACTTTACTTTCGTGATGGGATTTCCGGGACGCAACTGGCGCTACATGATCAGCGACGAAGTGGAAGAACGTATGCAGACTACCAACTTCATGCGCGACACCATCCGCGGCGTACGCTTGCGGGTGTTGGGCGAAGAAATGGCCAAGGACGCGCACACGCGCATCCAATATGCAGCCAAGTATGCGTCATCGGCCAATTACTGGAAGAATGCCATCGGCATGAACGAGGGACTGGTACGTCTGAAGGTGCTCGACCGCAAGAAACGGGAACAGCAGCAACTGCTAGCCTTCGGAGATTCCATCGGCAACGACAGCTACCGGAAAGCCTACGAAACTATCCAGCAGATTGTAGCACAGCGTCATGAGGCAGTCTACCACCAGCAGGCTATTTACGAAGCTTTGATGCTAGGCACGGAATTCTATAAGGTTCCTGATACGGAAGCATTGAAAGCGGCTCTGGAAAGCCAGAAGCAGGAAGACATTGACGAGGCCGTGGCCGACCTGAGAGAAGCCGGGAAGAAGTTCTTCAACAAGGACTACAGTCCGGAAGTCGACCGCAAGGTATCCAAGCAACTCATTGCCTTGTATGCCCGTCTGATACCGGCCGCACAACGGATTGACATTTTCCAGACCATCGACAAGGACTTCCAGGGCAATACAGATGCCTTTGTAGACGCTTGTTTTAACCAGTCTATCTTCAGAAGCCCGGAAGCACTGGAAGCCTTTCTGGCAAATCCGGATGCAGCCCAACTGGAGAACGACCTGATGGTGAAATACGCCGCTTCCGTACGAGACGGTTACCAGGCAACCAGCGAGGCCATGCAGGAAGAGACCAATGCTTACAATGCGGCCCACAAGACCTGGGTGGCAGGTATGCTGCAACTGAAAAAGGCACACGGACAGCCTATCTATCCGGATGCCAACTCTACCTTGCGTCTGACTTACGGCAAAATCGGTTCCTACGAACCGGCCGACGGAAAAGAATACCTGTATTATACGACCCTGAAAGGGGTGATGGAAAAAGAAGACCCGAACAACCCGGAATTTGTGGTTCCGGCCAAACTGAAAGAACTGTATGAAAAGAAAGACTTCGGTCCCTACGCCATGCCCGACGGACGTATGCCGGTCTGCTTTGCCACTGCTACCGACAACACGGGCGGTAACTCAGGCTCTCCGGTCTTCAACGCTCAAGGGGAACTCATCGGTACAGGCTTCGACCGCAACTATGAAGGCTTGACGGGCGACATCGCCTACAACCCTCAGCTGCAACGGGCTGCCTGCGTGGACATCCGCTACACGCTGTTCATCATCGACAAGTTTGCGGGTGCAGGCCATCTGCTTAAGGAAATGACCATTATCCGATAA